The proteins below come from a single Streptococcus hyointestinalis genomic window:
- a CDS encoding AI-2E family transporter has translation MKQHSDKRFSDTWFFKWILNNQAVTAVLITLLVGLTGLVLVKLSPLFAPVLDFVSIIMLPLVISALLYYLLKPLVDWLEKKGVGRTLAIFLVFAGIAALLVWAGANVIPMITRQLTTFIDDLPAYIQTVNKEINQFLDHPFLKNYQGQLQDTLSNISTKAVDYAESISKNALSWASNFASTFARVTVAVIIAPFILFYLLRDGHTMKGGILKVLPTRTRTSISRILSDVNTQLAGYVQGQVMVAIVVGIMFGVMYSIVGLRYGVTLGIIAGILNMVPYLGSFLAQVPVFILAIVAGPIMVVKVAIVFVIEQTIEGRFVSPLVLGTKLNIHPITIMLILLTAGSMFGIWGVFLGIPVYASVKVIVKELFDWYKSISGLYEEENQIEEGSDSTHAK, from the coding sequence ATGAAGCAACATTCAGATAAACGTTTTTCGGATACGTGGTTTTTTAAGTGGATTTTGAACAATCAAGCCGTTACGGCTGTTCTCATCACGCTTTTGGTCGGTTTGACAGGATTGGTCTTAGTCAAGTTATCTCCGCTCTTTGCGCCTGTTTTAGACTTTGTCAGCATTATCATGCTACCGCTTGTCATCTCAGCTCTTCTTTATTATCTCTTAAAGCCGTTAGTTGATTGGCTTGAGAAAAAAGGGGTTGGGCGCACGCTCGCTATTTTCCTAGTCTTTGCTGGTATAGCTGCGCTCCTTGTCTGGGCTGGTGCCAATGTCATTCCTATGATTACTCGCCAGCTAACGACCTTCATTGATGATTTACCAGCTTATATCCAGACGGTCAATAAAGAAATCAACCAGTTTTTAGACCATCCGTTTTTGAAGAATTATCAAGGACAATTGCAAGACACGCTTAGCAATATCAGCACCAAGGCGGTGGATTATGCTGAAAGCATTTCTAAAAATGCGCTGTCTTGGGCGAGCAATTTTGCTAGTACCTTTGCGAGAGTGACGGTGGCGGTCATCATTGCACCTTTTATTCTCTTTTATTTGCTGCGTGATGGACACACCATGAAAGGTGGCATTTTAAAAGTCTTGCCAACACGCACACGTACCTCCATCTCACGTATCCTAAGCGATGTCAATACACAACTAGCTGGCTATGTGCAAGGGCAAGTCATGGTTGCCATTGTCGTTGGTATCATGTTTGGTGTCATGTATAGTATCGTCGGTCTTCGCTACGGTGTGACCTTAGGGATTATCGCAGGTATCCTAAATATGGTGCCTTATCTGGGTAGTTTTCTAGCACAGGTTCCTGTCTTTATCCTTGCTATCGTGGCAGGTCCTATCATGGTGGTTAAGGTTGCCATTGTCTTTGTCATTGAACAGACTATCGAGGGGCGTTTTGTGTCACCACTTGTTTTGGGAACTAAGCTCAATATCCATCCAATCACTATCATGTTGATTTTATTGACAGCAGGCTCTATGTTTGGCATTTGGGGTGTCTTTTTGGGCATACCTGTCTATGCTTCTGTCAAAGTTATTGTCAAAGAATTATTTGACTGGTACAAGAGTATCAGTGGTTTGTATGAGGAAGAAAATCAAATCGAGGAAGGAAGTGATAGCACTCATGCAAAATAG
- a CDS encoding NUDIX hydrolase, with protein sequence MTKLATICYIDNGKELLLLHRNKKPNDVHEGKWISVGGKLEAGETPDECARREILEETHLTVTEMDFKGIITFPDFTPGHDWYTYVFKVTGFEGELISDEESREGTLAWIPYDKVLTMPTWEGDYEIFKWILEDIPFFSAKFRYDSQQKLIEKDVTFYDRKTN encoded by the coding sequence ATGACGAAATTAGCGACGATTTGTTATATTGATAATGGTAAGGAATTGCTATTGCTTCACCGTAATAAAAAGCCTAATGATGTTCATGAGGGAAAGTGGATATCAGTTGGCGGAAAGCTAGAAGCAGGGGAGACACCTGATGAGTGTGCTCGTCGTGAAATTCTTGAGGAGACGCACTTGACGGTGACGGAGATGGATTTCAAGGGGATTATCACTTTTCCAGATTTCACGCCTGGGCATGATTGGTACACTTATGTCTTTAAAGTTACTGGTTTTGAGGGAGAGCTTATCTCTGATGAGGAGTCTCGTGAGGGGACGCTAGCTTGGATTCCTTATGACAAGGTGCTTACCATGCCGACTTGGGAGGGGGATTATGAGATTTTTAAGTGGATTTTAGAGGATATTCCCTTTTTCTCAGCGAAGTTTCGCTATGACAGCCAGCAAAAGCTCATCGAAAAAGATGTTACCTTTTATGATAGAAAAACAAACTAA
- a CDS encoding type II toxin-antitoxin system RelE family toxin, whose translation MYRVEYSKKAQKQIKKLDKQIQRLLFGWIDKHLEGTDNPRANGKGLTGNHANEWRYRIGDYRLICDIQDDKMVILALEFGHRREIY comes from the coding sequence ATGTACCGTGTGGAGTATTCTAAAAAGGCTCAAAAGCAGATTAAGAAGCTAGATAAGCAGATACAGCGCTTGTTATTTGGTTGGATTGATAAGCACCTAGAGGGAACAGATAACCCACGAGCCAACGGCAAAGGCTTAACAGGTAATCATGCGAACGAATGGCGTTACCGTATCGGTGATTATAGGCTTATTTGTGATATCCAAGATGATAAGATGGTTATTTTAGCTCTTGAGTTTGGACACCGTAGAGAGATTTACTAA
- the relB gene encoding type II toxin-antitoxin system RelB family antitoxin: MSTVTIRLNQEEEIFFKSYAQLTGQSLSSLFKKALERDIEDEYDLKIYHQAYAEYKADPETISHADFKKELGL; the protein is encoded by the coding sequence ATGAGTACAGTAACAATCAGATTAAACCAAGAAGAAGAAATATTTTTCAAAAGCTATGCTCAATTAACAGGGCAAAGCCTTTCTAGCTTATTTAAGAAGGCTCTTGAGCGTGATATTGAAGATGAGTATGATTTAAAAATCTATCATCAAGCCTATGCAGAATACAAGGCAGACCCAGAGACAATCAGCCACGCAGACTTTAAGAAAGAGCTAGGTCTGTAA
- a CDS encoding ATP-binding protein, giving the protein MIQPFENLEHLKQLDELCPIHGVNLIQIDRELKMAGEEKPRKPAPYCPMCAKERIKEKEQQVIEHNLNAAIYQKTYNVLMRDSTNAQELTEASFENFKAETPEERQFLDFAKGQVKKYLDGMNGNTLLTGGTGVGKTHLVISIAKELNEAYRAKGEPKSVLFINLTEVLRDIRESFKFSSKEGYYSRMLKEVDYLILDDLGVKLGNAQGQSKSAWEEEFIFDVLSHRKNTIITTNLSNDEIANLYSERVASRIRTGLEGNFFKVFSIKDKRYSINTLKGGRQ; this is encoded by the coding sequence ATGATACAGCCTTTTGAGAATTTAGAACACTTGAAACAGCTAGATGAGCTTTGTCCGATACATGGGGTTAATCTTATCCAGATTGACAGGGAGCTAAAGATGGCAGGTGAGGAAAAGCCAAGGAAGCCAGCCCCTTACTGTCCTATGTGTGCAAAAGAGCGGATTAAGGAAAAGGAGCAACAGGTTATTGAGCACAATCTCAATGCTGCTATTTACCAAAAGACCTATAATGTGCTCATGCGAGACAGCACCAACGCCCAAGAGCTAACAGAAGCTAGCTTTGAGAATTTCAAGGCAGAGACACCAGAGGAACGGCAGTTTTTAGATTTTGCCAAAGGACAGGTAAAGAAGTATCTTGACGGTATGAACGGCAACACGCTGTTAACAGGCGGTACAGGCGTTGGAAAGACGCACCTAGTCATATCTATCGCCAAGGAGCTTAACGAGGCTTACAGAGCCAAAGGAGAGCCTAAGAGCGTGCTCTTTATCAACCTAACCGAGGTACTAAGAGACATCCGAGAAAGTTTCAAGTTTAGCAGCAAAGAGGGCTATTACTCACGGATGCTAAAAGAAGTTGATTATCTGATTTTGGATGACCTAGGGGTCAAGCTAGGAAACGCCCAAGGTCAATCCAAGTCAGCATGGGAAGAAGAATTTATCTTTGACGTGCTCAGCCACCGCAAAAACACGATTATCACCACTAATCTAAGCAATGATGAAATAGCTAACCTATACAGTGAGCGGGTCGCTAGTCGTATCCGTACAGGATTGGAGGGTAACTTTTTCAAGGTCTTTAGTATCAAAGATAAGCGCTACTCAATCAATACGCTAAAAGGAGGCAGACAATGA
- a CDS encoding DnaD domain protein, with translation MATRRMFSREVIMTDDFLELPPTSKVLYFFLNLEADDDGFVGNPKTIMRLTGTTKEDMKLLIDNDYIILFETGVIVITDWTEHNSIRKDRKKDTRFIKEKQQLTLDNAGKYQWLSVVQPNDNQVTTEKPPNGCIGKDRLGEDRLGEVRGVEDEAPAQNPVFEKLKEAFGEMSVGGRVVEEVEDLLETHGQALVLLALDETILNAGKSIRYTRAILENWQGRGLKTVEQVKQNKADYQQQKQPPQKAKPQTREEWEKNWSEENPF, from the coding sequence ATGGCGACAAGAAGAATGTTTAGCAGAGAAGTTATTATGACAGATGACTTTTTGGAATTACCTCCCACAAGCAAGGTACTTTACTTTTTTCTCAATTTAGAAGCGGATGATGATGGCTTTGTTGGCAATCCTAAGACAATAATGCGTCTGACAGGGACAACCAAAGAAGATATGAAACTTTTAATTGACAATGATTATATTATCTTGTTTGAAACAGGGGTTATTGTGATCACAGATTGGACGGAACACAATTCTATCCGAAAAGATCGAAAAAAAGATACTAGATTTATCAAAGAAAAGCAGCAATTAACGCTTGATAATGCGGGTAAATATCAATGGTTGTCAGTTGTGCAACCAAACGACAACCAAGTGACAACCGAAAAGCCACCAAATGGGTGCATAGGTAAGGATAGGCTAGGAGAGGATAGGTTAGGGGAGGTCAGGGGAGTAGAGGACGAAGCCCCCGCCCAAAATCCTGTTTTTGAAAAACTCAAGGAAGCCTTTGGAGAAATGTCGGTAGGTGGTCGAGTTGTTGAGGAAGTTGAGGACTTGCTAGAAACTCACGGACAGGCTTTAGTGTTACTTGCTCTAGATGAAACTATCTTGAATGCAGGGAAGTCTATTAGGTATACAAGGGCTATTCTTGAAAATTGGCAGGGGCGAGGGCTGAAAACCGTTGAGCAGGTCAAACAAAACAAGGCTGACTATCAACAACAGAAGCAACCGCCCCAAAAAGCTAAACCGCAAACCCGTGAAGAGTGGGAAAAAAATTGGTCAGAAGAAAATCCATTTTAA
- a CDS encoding DNA-binding protein, translated as MQLLSQEAELELLTKIDEHLAKRLELAKKDNDDFDLISRSELLKKLDISSTTLRSWESQGLKIYQSPFENSKKIYYRKSDVYNFLTLD; from the coding sequence ATGCAACTATTATCACAAGAAGCAGAGCTTGAGCTATTAACTAAGATTGATGAGCACCTAGCAAAACGCCTAGAGTTGGCTAAGAAAGACAATGATGACTTTGATTTAATTTCTAGGTCTGAATTACTCAAGAAACTAGATATCAGCTCAACGACGCTAAGAAGTTGGGAGAGCCAAGGCTTAAAGATTTACCAGTCACCTTTTGAGAATAGCAAGAAAATCTATTATCGAAAAAGTGACGTTTATAACTTTTTGACTTTAGATTAA
- a CDS encoding Bro-N domain-containing protein encodes MEHLQVITSTVFNGHPLNIYGDNQEPLFLARDVAEMIDYKKTSQGYYDTATMLKLVDEDEKLKGIPFMDTATSIMGSTTKNFRSSQQVWFLTEHGLYEVLMRSSKPLAKEFRKYVKQVLKEIRLNGYYMQGELVSHAPHPSQPRISVDAECDYLDRLAQALLDADTRADKLTEIRKMHTFASVMMGKVDFTQYTLSYAQK; translated from the coding sequence ATGGAACATTTACAAGTTATTACATCAACAGTTTTCAACGGTCACCCGTTAAATATCTACGGAGATAATCAAGAGCCTTTATTTTTAGCCAGAGACGTTGCTGAAATGATTGATTACAAAAAGACTAGTCAAGGATATTATGACACAGCTACTATGTTGAAGCTGGTTGATGAAGACGAAAAACTAAAAGGTATCCCTTTTATGGATACCGCTACCTCTATTATGGGTAGTACTACGAAAAATTTTCGTAGTAGTCAGCAGGTTTGGTTCTTAACTGAACATGGTCTATATGAAGTGCTTATGCGCTCTAGTAAACCACTAGCCAAAGAATTTAGAAAATATGTGAAGCAAGTCCTAAAAGAAATCCGCTTGAACGGCTACTATATGCAGGGTGAGCTAGTATCCCACGCACCGCACCCCTCACAACCACGTATCAGCGTAGATGCAGAATGTGACTATTTGGACAGACTAGCACAGGCGCTATTAGATGCTGATACTAGAGCGGATAAGCTGACAGAGATTAGAAAAATGCACACTTTTGCTAGCGTGATGATGGGTAAGGTTGACTTTACACAATACACGTTGAGTTATGCTCAAAAATGA
- a CDS encoding helix-turn-helix domain-containing protein, with the protein MNRLKELRQEKKAKQEDLAEVAGVSAMTISRWENGESTIKSDKAQKLADFFNVPVAYLLNFTDDRTFGYIDDDNTQELIEMGQEYAKYYLKDKTLEQFENLIKKNTNISELSKIDENGLFSSVDPSYIVHLKITDIYQLLALAPREYQQIILAWSCLTYDEQMKMLDMLNRLIGQKFSDNNQNETN; encoded by the coding sequence ATGAACAGACTAAAAGAATTAAGACAAGAAAAAAAAGCTAAGCAAGAAGACTTAGCAGAAGTTGCTGGAGTGTCAGCGATGACTATATCACGCTGGGAAAATGGAGAAAGCACTATAAAATCAGACAAAGCTCAGAAACTCGCAGATTTTTTCAATGTCCCTGTTGCTTATCTTTTGAATTTTACAGATGATAGGACATTTGGTTATATCGATGATGATAACACTCAAGAGTTAATAGAAATGGGGCAAGAATACGCTAAATATTATCTAAAAGACAAAACACTAGAGCAATTTGAAAACCTAATAAAGAAAAATACCAATATTTCCGAATTGTCAAAAATTGATGAAAATGGACTTTTTTCATCAGTTGACCCCTCCTATATTGTTCATCTAAAAATAACTGATATTTACCAATTGCTCGCATTAGCTCCTAGAGAATACCAACAAATCATATTAGCTTGGTCTTGTCTAACCTATGATGAGCAAATGAAAATGTTGGATATGCTAAACCGCTTAATAGGTCAAAAATTTAGCGATAATAACCAAAACGAGACTAATTAA
- a CDS encoding putative holin-like toxin, producing MSVYEALSLMIAFGVLVATIMNNKK from the coding sequence GTGTCTGTTTATGAAGCGTTGTCGCTGATGATAGCCTTTGGCGTATTGGTCGCAACAATCATGAACAATAAAAAATGA
- a CDS encoding tyrosine-type recombinase/integrase, whose product MNIKEYKKKNGAIVYRASVYLGVDAMTGKKARTTVTATTKKACKVKAREAINTFIANGSTVKKKIAVVTYQELVDLWWDSYKNTVKPNTRQSMKGLIRVHLLPVFGDYKVDKLTTPIIQQQVNKWADKANRGVKGAFANYSLLHNMNKRILKYAVSMQIIGHNPANDVIVPRKQQKEKTKIKYLDNKELKQFLDYLDTLDQSNYQNLFDVVLYKLLLATGCRIGEALALEWSDIDLENGIISITKTLNRQQEVNSPKSKAGYRDIPIDKATLLMLKQYKKRQQVQSWQLGRSETVVFSVFTEKYAYASKLRKRLDKHFKAAGVTNVCFHGFRHTHTTMMLYANTSPKDVQYRLGHANLMMTENTYWHTNKDNAKKAVSNYETAINNL is encoded by the coding sequence ATGAATATCAAAGAATACAAAAAGAAAAACGGTGCTATCGTGTACCGTGCTAGTGTCTATCTCGGCGTGGATGCCATGACTGGTAAGAAAGCTCGTACAACGGTCACGGCTACAACTAAAAAAGCCTGCAAAGTAAAGGCTCGTGAAGCGATTAACACTTTTATCGCCAATGGATCAACCGTCAAGAAAAAAATAGCGGTTGTCACCTATCAAGAACTGGTTGATTTATGGTGGGACAGCTATAAAAACACCGTCAAACCCAACACCCGCCAATCTATGAAAGGGCTGATAAGGGTTCACCTATTGCCTGTTTTTGGTGATTATAAGGTGGATAAGCTCACCACGCCAATCATACAGCAACAAGTCAATAAATGGGCTGACAAGGCAAATAGAGGGGTTAAGGGCGCATTTGCTAACTATTCCTTACTGCATAACATGAATAAGCGTATCTTAAAATATGCTGTATCCATGCAAATCATAGGGCACAATCCCGCTAATGATGTCATCGTTCCACGTAAGCAGCAGAAAGAAAAGACCAAAATCAAGTACCTAGACAACAAAGAACTGAAACAGTTCCTTGATTATCTGGATACGCTCGACCAATCCAACTATCAAAACCTCTTTGATGTTGTCCTGTACAAGCTATTATTAGCCACTGGCTGCCGCATAGGTGAGGCGCTCGCTCTTGAGTGGTCTGATATTGACCTAGAAAACGGTATTATCAGCATTACCAAAACGCTCAACCGTCAGCAGGAGGTCAACTCACCCAAATCTAAAGCGGGATACCGTGATATTCCCATAGACAAGGCGACCTTACTCATGCTGAAACAGTACAAAAAACGTCAGCAAGTGCAATCTTGGCAACTAGGACGCTCTGAAACCGTGGTGTTCTCTGTCTTTACTGAAAAGTACGCCTATGCATCCAAACTTAGAAAGCGCCTTGACAAGCATTTTAAGGCTGCTGGAGTAACCAACGTATGCTTTCATGGTTTCCGCCACACGCACACAACCATGATGTTATACGCCAATACCAGCCCCAAAGATGTACAGTACAGACTAGGGCACGCCAACCTTATGATGACAGAAAACACCTACTGGCACACAAACAAAGACAACGCTAAAAAAGCTGTCTCAAATTATGAAACAGCCATCAATAATCTGTAA
- the eno gene encoding surface-displayed alpha-enolase, producing the protein MSIITDVYAREVLDSRGNPTLEVEVYTESGAFGRGMVPSGASTGEHEAVELRDGDKSRYNGLGTQKAVDNVNNIIAEALIGYDVRDQQAIDRAMIALDGTPNKGKLGANAILGVSIAVARAAADYLEVPLYNYLGGFNAKVLPTPMMNIINGGSHSDAPIAFQEFMIVPAGAPTFKEALRWGAEIFHTLKKILKERGLETAVGDEGGFAPKFDGTEDAVETIIKAIETAGYKPGEEVFLGFDCASSEFYVDGIYDYTKFEGEGGAKRTAAEQIDYLEELVNKYPIITIEDGMDENDWDGWKALTERLGGRVQLVGDDFFVTNTDYLARGIKEGAANSILIKVNQIGTLTETFEAIEMAKEAGYTAVVSHRSGETEDSTISDIAVATNAGQIKTGSLSRTDRIAKYNQLLRIEDQLGEVAEYRGLKSFYNLKK; encoded by the coding sequence ATGTCAATTATTACTGATGTTTACGCACGCGAAGTCCTTGACTCACGCGGTAACCCAACACTTGAAGTAGAAGTTTACACTGAATCTGGTGCCTTCGGACGCGGTATGGTTCCTTCAGGAGCTTCTACTGGTGAGCACGAAGCAGTAGAACTTCGTGATGGTGACAAGTCTCGCTACAACGGTCTTGGAACTCAAAAAGCTGTTGACAATGTAAACAACATCATCGCCGAAGCACTTATTGGTTACGATGTTCGCGACCAACAAGCTATCGACCGTGCTATGATCGCTCTTGACGGTACTCCAAACAAAGGTAAACTAGGTGCTAACGCTATCCTTGGTGTATCTATCGCTGTTGCTCGTGCAGCTGCTGACTACCTTGAAGTGCCACTTTACAACTACCTTGGTGGTTTCAACGCTAAAGTGCTTCCAACACCAATGATGAACATCATCAACGGTGGTTCACACTCAGACGCTCCAATTGCTTTCCAAGAGTTCATGATTGTACCTGCTGGTGCACCTACATTCAAAGAAGCTCTTCGTTGGGGTGCTGAAATCTTCCACACTTTGAAGAAAATCCTTAAAGAACGTGGACTTGAAACAGCTGTTGGTGACGAAGGTGGTTTTGCGCCTAAATTTGACGGTACTGAAGATGCTGTAGAAACTATCATCAAAGCTATTGAAACTGCAGGTTACAAACCAGGTGAAGAAGTATTCCTTGGATTTGACTGTGCTTCATCAGAATTCTACGTAGATGGTATCTACGACTACACTAAATTCGAAGGTGAAGGTGGTGCTAAACGTACTGCAGCTGAACAAATCGACTACCTTGAAGAGTTGGTAAACAAATACCCAATCATCACTATCGAAGATGGTATGGATGAAAACGACTGGGACGGTTGGAAAGCTCTTACTGAACGTCTCGGTGGACGTGTTCAATTGGTTGGTGACGACTTCTTCGTTACAAACACTGACTACCTTGCACGTGGTATCAAAGAAGGTGCAGCTAACTCAATCCTTATCAAAGTTAACCAAATCGGTACTTTGACTGAAACTTTCGAAGCTATCGAAATGGCTAAAGAAGCTGGTTACACTGCCGTTGTATCACACCGTTCAGGTGAAACAGAAGATTCAACAATCTCTGACATCGCTGTTGCAACTAACGCTGGTCAAATCAAGACAGGCTCATTGTCACGTACAGACCGTATCGCTAAATACAACCAATTGCTTCGTATCGAAGATCAACTTGGTGAAGTTGCAGAATACCGTGGTTTGAAATCATTCTACAACTTGAAAAAATAA
- a CDS encoding IS630 transposase-related protein produces the protein MKSYGIDFRKRVINYVEAGHSKKETCQLFGISTNTLYLWEKQLKELGHLERQKRKPSPRKLPLDKLEAYVKEHPDAFLREIAEHFDCSIPSVWAALKN, from the coding sequence ATGAAAAGTTACGGAATAGATTTTAGAAAACGAGTTATTAATTATGTAGAGGCTGGTCATTCCAAAAAAGAAACGTGTCAGTTATTTGGAATTAGCACTAATACACTGTATCTGTGGGAGAAACAACTCAAAGAACTAGGTCATTTGGAGCGCCAAAAAAGAAAACCAAGCCCTCGCAAATTGCCATTGGATAAGTTAGAAGCCTATGTCAAGGAACATCCAGATGCTTTCTTAAGGGAAATTGCAGAGCATTTTGACTGTAGTATTCCCTCAGTTTGGGCTGCCTTAAAAAACTGA